GATCCGGCTCCAATGGTCTATCATGATACGGTATTCCTTTACACCAGTCATGATGAAGACGATGCAGTTGGGTTTAAGATGCAAAACTGGCTGTTATATACTTCCACTGATATGGTGAATTGGACGGATCATGGGGTTGTTGCCTCTCTGTCAAATTTCAAATGGTCCGACAGGGCAATATCCGGGTGGGGCGGTTCTGAAAATGGAGCCTGGGCGCCGCAGTGTATTGAAAGAAACGGGAAATTTTATATGTATTGCCCTTTGCAGGGAAGAGGAATTGGAGTACTTGTGGCCGATAGTCCTTATGGCCCGTTTTCTGACCCCATCGGAAAAGCCCTGATTGATGGCAGTTATGACAGCATAGATCCTACAGTGTTAATAGATAATGATGGACAGGCATATCTTTACTGGGGCAATCCCAATCTTTGGTATGTTAAATTGAATCTGGATATGATCTCTTTTAACGGAACTCCTATAAAGGATAGTTCATTTGCTAAAATAAAAGGACAACCGGATCCTTTTCATTACCAGGAAGGCCCCTGGG
This genomic stretch from Bacteroidota bacterium harbors:
- a CDS encoding family 43 glycosylhydrolase — its product is MKKGIIAVALTVIMSIVSAKAQNPIIQTKYTADPAPMVYHDTVFLYTSHDEDDAVGFKMQNWLLYTSTDMVNWTDHGVVASLSNFKWSDRAISGWGGSENGAWAPQCIERNGKFYMYCPLQGRGIGVLVADSPYGPFSDPIGKALIDGSYDSIDPTVLIDNDGQAYLYWGNPNLWYVKLNLDMISFNGTPIKDSSFAKIKGQPDPFHYQEGPWAYKHNGHYYMAYASTCCPEGIGYAMSNSPIGPWVYKGMIMDGDGRSSGNHPGIIDYKGASYLFGFNYAISKQYVSKHYERRSVCLEKL